DNA sequence from the Chitinophaga flava genome:
CATTACTATGAAATTGTTTTGTTACAGCTTATGTCTGCTTTTCGCCGGGCCATTGCTGGCGCAGTCTACCGTCGATTCATCCCAGTTAATGAACGACGTACGCACCCTATCTGCCGATAAATATGAGGGCCGCAAAACTGGTACCCCTGGCAACCGCATGGCACAGTTTTATATCATTGACAGGTTCAAACAGATAGGGATCACCCCCTATCATAATACCTATGAGTATCCATTCTATTTCCAACTGGGGCCTAAGAGAATAATGGGTACAAACCTCTTCGGTTATATCCAGGGACAAACTGACAATGTCATCGTTATCTCCGCCCACTACGACCATCTCGGTATAGGGAGGCCCAATGCCGCACAAGACAGTATCTATAACGGCGCAGATGACAACGCTTCCGGCGTTGGTACTATACTGGCCCTGGCCGCCTATTTTAAAAAGAATCCGCCCAAACACACACTGCTGTTTGTTGCTTTCGACGCGGAAGAACAAGGACTCCAGGGCGCCAAAGCCTTTGTGCAGCAACCTCCGGTGCCGTTGAATAAAATCATCCTCGACATCAACATGGATATGGTGGCGCACAACGACAAAAACGAATTGTACGTCTGTGGCACCAATCCTTATCCCCAGCTGAAAAAATACATCGATGCCGTGGCGGCGTATAGCACGGTCAAACTGCTGGCAGGCCATGATACTCCCGGCTCTGGTGGGGATAACTGGACCAACCAGAGTGACCAGGGCCCTTTTAATGATCAAAAGATACCATTCCTCTACTTCGGAGTGGAAGATCATCCGGATTATCACCAGCTAACGGATGAGTATACACGTATTAATCATCATTTCTATTATCAGGCGGTGAAAACCATACTCCAGGTGACAAAAGATATAGATACCGGAATGAATTGATCTCCGGGAGATATAAATACGAAGCCCGCAAAGTTTTACACTTTGCGGGCTTCGTATTTATAATATGCTAGTTTCTGTTTGTCTGTATCATGCCCTGGAAGCGGTCTATACCTTGATGTATAACAGCCTTCCGGGTGGTGGTAACGTTGGCAACCCTGCCCAGCTGGCTAACCGGGATGCCCATATCGGTAAGGGCTGTACGAAGCATCGGATCATTAAAGCTGCCCCAGTTGTTGGTATAATCATCTGTTACGGTGATATTCGGAGCAATACCATCGAAATAACTGCCTTCACCGTTAGCATTAAATGTCTGGAAACAAACGGCATACATATCATACTGCCCGAAGGGGATGTTGATAAAACCTACTGGTTTGCCGTAAGTGGTGGTACCAATCAGGCGCGGCTGCATCGTCGGCTTCAGCACATTGTACAACAGCTCGCTGGCGGAAACGGTGCTATAGGTGACCAGGAAGCTCAGATTAGTGAGTGCAAGGGAACCTTGTTTCTTAAATGAAGTCGTTTTATAGGTAGTAGATTCCTGCCGGAAGATGTCGTACCAATACCTTGTAGGGTAGTAGGGAAGCGCTTTCATGTTCCGGAAGATATAGCTGTATTGATTGGTGTTGACATTGTTGTTGAAGGACTGTGTATACATCACCGTGTTATTGGCGTTGGCTGGTGCCAGATTGTTGGCGAGATACTCAGCTGTTTCCAGCAGTCCGCCGCCGTTGTAGCGGAGGTCCATGATCATGCGGGTTACGCCGGCCTGTGAAAAGGCGTTGAACAGGGAATCGAACTTTGGTTTTACATCGTTGAGTGCAACGAAGTTGTTAAAAACAATATAGCCGACTTTTGTCCCATTGAAGTTGAAGGTGTTGGCGTACAGGATGGGATTCAGCGAATAGTTGGCAGGAGCGAGCGTAAGGTTTTGGGTGTTGTTGCCAGGCTTGAGAAAAGTATAAGCGGAATTGGTAGAGAAGGCAATATTGAGCAGGTTATCGGTGGCCTGTCCTACCTGAAAACTGGAGATACCATTTACGCTGGTAAGCTGCCACCCGCGCTTGATTCCGGCTTTGTCTGCCGGTGAACCAGGATACACATATATAACAAACAGTGTGGAATCAGTCTGATAGCCTACTTCAAAGCCTACGTTACCAACCTGGCCTTCCTGAAGGGCCCGCGAAGTGGTGCCATCATCCAGAAAGCTGTATTTATCCAGTGCTTTTCCGGAGGTATTGTTTTTCTTTATTTTGGTGAGGGCGCTGAACATATCCTGAGGTTTCGCATAACTTTCTGGTTTGAAAGTAGCGGAATCGGGGATCACATCCGTCCACAGGTAGATGTCTTTAAAGGCGGCGAAAATACTATCGTTGATATTGGGCCAGACCCGCTGAGTATCAGTGCGGTCATTTTTTTTGCAGGAGGATAGGATCGCGGCAAATAAAAAGCAGGTGATCAGCCACCTGAACGGTTGATTTGGTTGCATATGACAAATTTAGCATAACTGCATAGAATAAACGAGTATCAACCTTGAACTATTGCGGACCAGCGTTACCAAAGAGGTCAAACCCGAGTTCTTCCGGCATTACACCTTTGTTTTTGAGGCCCAGGACAATTTTGTCTCGCCAGTGGACTTGCGCGGCCATATCAGTACCATGGTGAGTTTCGCGGTCAAAGGCGTACTGCATGCGGTTCATTTCCTGGAAAGATTGAAGATACTGATATTGTATAACGCTATCATAGTCGTCCCGGTTCAATGCTGTTTGACGGAGTTTTTGTTTGAATCTTTCCACCACCAGACGGGTGATGTCAAAATGCAGCTGTTCATGCATCAGCGCATAGTTTTCCCTGGCATCATCTCTTACCCAGGAAGCGCTTTTTATAAAAAATACCTGCATGATGAGCTTGATCCTCAGGGTATCGTGAACGAGGTTGCTGCTGCCTTCATAGGAAAAGCTGGTGTATGATACCGCGGCGCTGGCACCGGCAGGGGATGGTTTGCCCAGGAAATCATCCCAGCGGAGTTTACGTGCAGGGGAATAAAAAAGAGTATCTGTTGTTTTTTTATCGGTTTCTTCCCGGTCTTCAATCGTCAGCTGGATGGCTGTTATTTTAGTGGGAGGAGCGGGAAGGGTGCGCACTTTCATCTGCCCGAAGGGCAGAAAAAACATACATAATATATGTAAAAAAGATGGCATACTTTAACTACAACGAGACTAAAATTAGGAAAATGACTGGCTGCCTGTTGCACAGACGGAAAATTTGTAAATACTATAACATTTGGCCTGTGTTTTAACAATCATTTTTCTGCCGGAAACGGGCTTTTTTCCGTAATTTACTTCCAACCAAAACAATCGCACTATGTACGGCGGCGGATATATTTTCGATGAACCAAACGGAAAACAGCTGCGGGAAGAACAACAGCACGATGACCCGGAAAAGCTGGAAGCTTTTGAAGAAAGGATCAGCAGAGGTGAGAAGATAGAGCCCGGTGACTGGATGCCGGCTGAATATCGCAGACAGCTCATCCGTTTGATAGAACAACATGCTCATTCTGAAGTGATTGGCGCTCTGCCGGAAGGCACCTGGATCACCCGTGCGCCCGGATTCAAGCGCAAACTGGCCCTCATTGCCAAAGTACAGGATGAGATCGGCCATGGGCAGCTGCTCTATAATGCAGCCGAAACGCTCGGCAAATCCAGGGAAGCCATGATCAATGACCTGCTCAGCGGCAAATCCAAATATTCCAATGTATTTAACTATCCCGCCAAAACATGGGCGGATGTTACAGTAATCGGTTTTCTTATCGATGCTGCAGCGATCGTTAACCAGGTGGCTAATGCCAAAGGTTCCTACGGGCCCTATTGCCGGGCACTGGAACGCATCTGCTACGAAGAGAGTTTTCACCTCAAACAAGGGCACGACGCCTTTATAGAACTGGCTACTGGCACTCCGGCACAGAAAACAATGCTGCAGGACGCACTCAACCGCTGGTGGCAGCCCATCATGCATTTCTTCGGCCCTCCCGACAAAACCTCCCAGCATAGCGAAAAGCTGATGATGTGGAAAGTGAAAATGGCGAGCAATGACGAAATGCGCAACCAGTTCCTTGATACCTATGTTCCTAAGATATTGGAACTGGGACTTACCCTGCCGGACCCACTGCTGCGCAAAAATCCGGACACCAGCCGCTGGGAATATACCGATCCCGACTGGGATGAGTTCTTCCGGGTGATCAACGGTGGTGGCCCCTGCAATGAAGAACGCCTGCAGGTAAGGAAATGGGCGGAAGAACATGGCCGCTGGGTACGCAAGGCATTAATGAACCCGTCAGAACGGCACGCACTGCCGGTTGCTTAAATTCGTATATACCTGCACGTTATATCCTGTTGGCATAATGTGCCGTCAGGAAGTTATTCCATTTAATAAAAACCAATCAGTAAATTCATGTCTAACGAGTCTTTAGATCCGCGCGTAAACAGGCTGAAACTGGATGACGCCGGAACAGTGATCAGGGTGGAAGAAGGAGAGAACTGGAATGTATATGAAGTGTTTCATCAGGAAAAAAGAGGCGCCCATCACGAGCATGTAGGATGTGTACATGCGCCCGATCCGCAGCTGGCGCTGGTATTTGCCAAGGAACAGTTTGCCCGCCGAAAAAAATGTGTCAACCTCTGGGTAGTTAGAAGTGCCGATATTCTTGCTTTTGATGTGGAAGATGAAGATATGTTTGCCAACAACCTGGAAAAAAATTATCGTGATGCCAGTGGTTTTAAAGTGATGGAAAAGATCAACAAATTCAAACAGTCCAAATGATCAACAACGCAGCATTAACAGACCTTATAGTAAAGATGGCAGACGATGAACTGATACAAGGTCATCGTAATTCTGAATGGACCGGCCTGGGCCCCATGATGGAAGAAGACATCGCCTTCTCCTCCATGGCACAGGATAAGATTGGCCATGCCTGGGCATTATACCGCATCCTCCACGAAAATCTGGAAGGTGAAGATCCCGATCGCTTCGCTTTTGTGCGCCCCGAAAGTGCATTTAAATGTTCCCACCTCGTGGAGATGCCTAATGGCGCATACGACTTCAGCCTGATAAGACATTTTTTATTCGACCATGCAGAAACCGTACGTTATGAAAGCCTGCGGGACAGCAGCTTTGAGCCGTTTCAGCAACTCAGCAAAAAACTGAAGGGAGAACTGAAATATCATACGCTGCACGCCAATGCTTTTATCATGCAGCTGAGCAGGGCCAATGAAGAAAGTTATGCACGGATGCAAACTGCACTCAACGAAACGATTGCGCTGGCAGCCGGTATCTTCGAGCCAGCGGCCGTTTATGAAGACTTACTCATAGATGAAAAAGTATATCCCGGTGAAAAAGAGCTGTACCATCGTTGGCTGGACCGCATTTACCCGATCCTGGTAAAAGCGTCACTCAATCTGCCTGATATGGACAGTATCACACCTGAATTCGGCGGTAGAAAAGGTTTTCATACCACCCACCTGGGCCCGCTGCTGAAAGAAATGGGAGAAGTGTTTAATCTGGACACGGAGGCCAGTTGGTAATATGATGATGTCACCAGTAATTTCTCAGGAAGATATATATCGCACACTGGAACAGGTGATGGACCCTGAAATACCCGTGCTGAGCGTGATAGACCTTGGTATGATCACAGACGTGGAGGTAACAGGCCCCAACAGTGCACATATCAAGATGGTTCCTACGTTTGCAGCCTGTCCTGCGATCAGCTATATCAAAGACAATATACGGACGGTAGTGGAAAACGCTCTTGGGATAGCCGTTACCGTAGAAATAGACAAACAGGTGCACTGGGAAAGCAATCGCATGACCGCTGCTGCCAAAGAAAAGCTGAAGAACTTCGGCATAGCCCCACCACAGACTGTAGAAGGGGAGATGCAGCCGGAAATAATGCTTAACACACCCTGCCCGCATTGCGGTAGTGAGCATACCTATCTCCGTTCTCCTTTCGGCTCTACACTTTGTCGCGCTATCCATTATTGTAAGTCATGTGGCCAGGTGTTTGAACAATTCAAGCCACTGGAGTAAGCGCGCTTTACAGGTTACAGTAATGGCTCTCGCAGGAAATGCCTATTTTTACACGTATTATTACTGGCCATTGGCAAATTATACGATGAAACATGAGAATAGGTTTGTATTTCGGGTCTTTTAATCCTATACACACAGGGCATTTGATCATTGCCAATTATGTAGCATACAATACTGACCTGGATAAAGTATGGTTTGTGGTTTCCCCGCAGAACCCACTGAAACCTTCCTCTGCTTTGCTGAATGAGCATGACCGTTTCCATCTGGTGGAACTGGCCATCAAAGATGAGCCAAGGCTGCGCGCCAGCAATATTGAGTTCTCCCTGCCACGGCCATCCTTTACGGTGGACACGCTGACTTATATGGGAGAAAAATTTCCGACGCAGGAATTTGCGATCATTATGGGCAGCGACAGCTTTCAGAATCTGCCGCGGTGGAAGAACTATACACAGATCGTCAACAATTACCCGATCTATGTATATCGTCGTCCGGGGCATGAGATTACAGAGACTTACGGTGCAAAGGTGGAAATACTGGAAGCACCCATGCTCGACATCTCCGCTACTGATATCCGCAAATGGATCAAGGAAGGGAAATCTGTCCGGTACATGGTGCCCGACAATGTGATCAACTATATTCAGGACAATAACTACTTCCGCTGATTTACATAGCCTCGCGGTGAGGCTGCCCTCTTTTGTGACGGTCCCTTCTTTTTACCAGGTATTCGTTGGAGTATATTTCCAGCAGCAGGATAAACATGGAAATAAGCAGGGGACCGAATATCAGACCGATGAAGCCGAAGAGGCTCACGCCAATGATAGCGCCGAAAATGGTGATCAGCGGATGCACATTGGCAATCTTTTTGGCCAGCAGGAAACGGGCTATATTATCAGACGTACCCACCACACCAAAACCATATACCAACACAGCAATTCCCTGCCAGGTACTGCCTGCCACCAGCAAATACACGCCCATCGGTACATATACGGCGGCAGCCCCAATCACCGGCAGCATCGAGGTAAAGCAGGTGACCACAAACCAGAATAGCGGTTGTGGAACACCAAAAACCAGATACCCGATCAAAGACACCACTCCCTGAACAACCGCTATCAGCGGTATACCCAGCGCATTGGCAAATACCAGCGTATTAAATTCCTTCCCCAGTCTTTCCACATTTTCATCTTTCAATGGAATATATTCATATAGGTTCTCTTCCATCTTCCGTCCGTTGACCAGCATAAAGTACAGGATAAAGTACATAATGGCGATCGCCGTGAGCGTATTGAACGTAGCACCCAGAAACCCCGGCAGGAAAGCAGTGAGCCCTTTCTGTATCCTTTGCAGTTGTTCGGTTGAAAGCAGGTCTATCCCGATTTCCTGATGCAGTTTTTCGTTGACCTCCCGCGCTTTGGTGATCAGCTCTGCAGAGTGGCTGGCAGCATAAGCCACCTTAGAGGAGAGCAGATTGACCAGCGCTCCTATCGGGAGCAGGATGATCAGGAAAGAGGCCGTCATCAGAAGAGCAGCGGCCAGGTTTTTTTTCCATTTACGCACTTCCACCAAACGGAACATCCACTTACGACAAATCACATAAAGGGTAATGGCGCCCAGGAATCCGGGGAATAACCCATACAGCTCCATGAACAGGAGAATCGCCAGGAAAAGAATCAGTAAGAGAAAACCAATTTGTTTGAGTCGGTCGTTGTCCAGGTAGCTCATAGTACATAATATCGGATAATTAATCGGTACGGGCAAAAAGCGAACCAGTACAGCTGGCTGGCGATGACTAAACAAAACAAGGTACTGCTTGTTCTTAAACCGGAATTTTAGGGGAAAGTTTTATACATTATTCATTTATGGAATGGTGTTTGTGAACCTTTATGTACAAAAAAATGAAAACTTTATTCTCTCATCTTAAAAAACCTATTTTATGAGTAAGAGTTCCAAAGCTGTTGTTTCTTTCATCGTAGGTGCGGCCGTAGGCGTTGCCGTAGGGTATTTCCTCAATTCTGATAAAAAAGATGAGCTGGTGGAAAAGCTGAAAGGCCAGACCGACAGACTGAAAGCAAAATGGAGAAGTAGGAAAGACCAATTACAGGACGAGTTGGAAAATGAGTTAGCGTAATCCCTTTGGAAGAATAAAAAACATTGCATGGAAGATAATTTCGGCAACTATTTTAACCAAACGGGCAAGGTAGCCAAAGAGTATCTGGAAACCAGGCTGGACCTGCTTAAGCTCCAGGCAGCAGGAAAGCTATCGAAAGCACTGGGATTGTTTTTCTCCGTGACGATGGCTTTCCTGTTGTTTTTTTTCGTGATTGTATTTCTCGGAATGGTAGTAGGTTTCTGGATTGGTGAAATGACAGGTAGCTTTACCATTGGCTTTTCCTGTGCAGCGGGATTGTTTATACTCTTGTTTGTAGCGATCCTGTTGTTCCGTAAACAGCTGATACAGAAGCCCCTGACCAGGTTACTGCTGTCTGAATTGGTAGAAGAAATAGTGCATCGTGATGAACAGTCCGGTCATCTGCATAATCAGCCCGGATATGATCACAAAGATGATATGTATGGGCATGTGCCTAATGAAGAAGCTACTGAAAACACCTCAAGAGGATAACATGAAAAATGTTTACACATGCGGAAGGTAAAAGTCACCACGCAGGAAGACCTTGACCGGGAAATCGCCCGTTTACAGATGCGGACCAAAAAGCTGGAACAGGACCTGGGCCGGCGGGCAGACTATTTCAAGCACAATTATAAAAAAATGGCGCTGAATGCAGTTATCCCCGGTAGCGGCAGACATAGCGGAGTATTGAATATTGCTGCCAACGTGGCCAAAGTAGCCTGGAGCAGTGGTAAGTTCAAAAATTTTGCTACTGGTGCCCTGATGACGGTATTGGAGTTTATCGGTGTACAG
Encoded proteins:
- a CDS encoding M28 family peptidase: MKLFCYSLCLLFAGPLLAQSTVDSSQLMNDVRTLSADKYEGRKTGTPGNRMAQFYIIDRFKQIGITPYHNTYEYPFYFQLGPKRIMGTNLFGYIQGQTDNVIVISAHYDHLGIGRPNAAQDSIYNGADDNASGVGTILALAAYFKKNPPKHTLLFVAFDAEEQGLQGAKAFVQQPPVPLNKIILDINMDMVAHNDKNELYVCGTNPYPQLKKYIDAVAAYSTVKLLAGHDTPGSGGDNWTNQSDQGPFNDQKIPFLYFGVEDHPDYHQLTDEYTRINHHFYYQAVKTILQVTKDIDTGMN
- a CDS encoding S41 family peptidase, giving the protein MQPNQPFRWLITCFLFAAILSSCKKNDRTDTQRVWPNINDSIFAAFKDIYLWTDVIPDSATFKPESYAKPQDMFSALTKIKKNNTSGKALDKYSFLDDGTTSRALQEGQVGNVGFEVGYQTDSTLFVIYVYPGSPADKAGIKRGWQLTSVNGISSFQVGQATDNLLNIAFSTNSAYTFLKPGNNTQNLTLAPANYSLNPILYANTFNFNGTKVGYIVFNNFVALNDVKPKFDSLFNAFSQAGVTRMIMDLRYNGGGLLETAEYLANNLAPANANNTVMYTQSFNNNVNTNQYSYIFRNMKALPYYPTRYWYDIFRQESTTYKTTSFKKQGSLALTNLSFLVTYSTVSASELLYNVLKPTMQPRLIGTTTYGKPVGFINIPFGQYDMYAVCFQTFNANGEGSYFDGIAPNITVTDDYTNNWGSFNDPMLRTALTDMGIPVSQLGRVANVTTTRKAVIHQGIDRFQGMIQTNRN
- a CDS encoding DUF922 domain-containing protein, with product MFFLPFGQMKVRTLPAPPTKITAIQLTIEDREETDKKTTDTLFYSPARKLRWDDFLGKPSPAGASAAVSYTSFSYEGSSNLVHDTLRIKLIMQVFFIKSASWVRDDARENYALMHEQLHFDITRLVVERFKQKLRQTALNRDDYDSVIQYQYLQSFQEMNRMQYAFDRETHHGTDMAAQVHWRDKIVLGLKNKGVMPEELGFDLFGNAGPQ
- the paaA gene encoding 1,2-phenylacetyl-CoA epoxidase subunit PaaA; this translates as MYGGGYIFDEPNGKQLREEQQHDDPEKLEAFEERISRGEKIEPGDWMPAEYRRQLIRLIEQHAHSEVIGALPEGTWITRAPGFKRKLALIAKVQDEIGHGQLLYNAAETLGKSREAMINDLLSGKSKYSNVFNYPAKTWADVTVIGFLIDAAAIVNQVANAKGSYGPYCRALERICYEESFHLKQGHDAFIELATGTPAQKTMLQDALNRWWQPIMHFFGPPDKTSQHSEKLMMWKVKMASNDEMRNQFLDTYVPKILELGLTLPDPLLRKNPDTSRWEYTDPDWDEFFRVINGGGPCNEERLQVRKWAEEHGRWVRKALMNPSERHALPVA
- a CDS encoding 1,2-phenylacetyl-CoA epoxidase subunit B, which produces MSNESLDPRVNRLKLDDAGTVIRVEEGENWNVYEVFHQEKRGAHHEHVGCVHAPDPQLALVFAKEQFARRKKCVNLWVVRSADILAFDVEDEDMFANNLEKNYRDASGFKVMEKINKFKQSK
- the paaC gene encoding 1,2-phenylacetyl-CoA epoxidase subunit PaaC; its protein translation is MINNAALTDLIVKMADDELIQGHRNSEWTGLGPMMEEDIAFSSMAQDKIGHAWALYRILHENLEGEDPDRFAFVRPESAFKCSHLVEMPNGAYDFSLIRHFLFDHAETVRYESLRDSSFEPFQQLSKKLKGELKYHTLHANAFIMQLSRANEESYARMQTALNETIALAAGIFEPAAVYEDLLIDEKVYPGEKELYHRWLDRIYPILVKASLNLPDMDSITPEFGGRKGFHTTHLGPLLKEMGEVFNLDTEASW
- the paaD gene encoding 1,2-phenylacetyl-CoA epoxidase subunit PaaD, producing MMMSPVISQEDIYRTLEQVMDPEIPVLSVIDLGMITDVEVTGPNSAHIKMVPTFAACPAISYIKDNIRTVVENALGIAVTVEIDKQVHWESNRMTAAAKEKLKNFGIAPPQTVEGEMQPEIMLNTPCPHCGSEHTYLRSPFGSTLCRAIHYCKSCGQVFEQFKPLE
- the nadD gene encoding nicotinate (nicotinamide) nucleotide adenylyltransferase, with protein sequence MRIGLYFGSFNPIHTGHLIIANYVAYNTDLDKVWFVVSPQNPLKPSSALLNEHDRFHLVELAIKDEPRLRASNIEFSLPRPSFTVDTLTYMGEKFPTQEFAIIMGSDSFQNLPRWKNYTQIVNNYPIYVYRRPGHEITETYGAKVEILEAPMLDISATDIRKWIKEGKSVRYMVPDNVINYIQDNNYFR
- a CDS encoding AI-2E family transporter translates to MSYLDNDRLKQIGFLLLILFLAILLFMELYGLFPGFLGAITLYVICRKWMFRLVEVRKWKKNLAAALLMTASFLIILLPIGALVNLLSSKVAYAASHSAELITKAREVNEKLHQEIGIDLLSTEQLQRIQKGLTAFLPGFLGATFNTLTAIAIMYFILYFMLVNGRKMEENLYEYIPLKDENVERLGKEFNTLVFANALGIPLIAVVQGVVSLIGYLVFGVPQPLFWFVVTCFTSMLPVIGAAAVYVPMGVYLLVAGSTWQGIAVLVYGFGVVGTSDNIARFLLAKKIANVHPLITIFGAIIGVSLFGFIGLIFGPLLISMFILLLEIYSNEYLVKRRDRHKRGQPHREAM
- a CDS encoding YtxH domain-containing protein: MSKSSKAVVSFIVGAAVGVAVGYFLNSDKKDELVEKLKGQTDRLKAKWRSRKDQLQDELENELA